A single Prevotella sp. E15-22 DNA region contains:
- a CDS encoding DUF1573 domain-containing protein, translating to MKKLILFTMMLISGMTAMAQQPAEIKFDTLTHNFGKFSEKEPVVNCTFNFTNVGEQNLIINQAIASCGCTVAEYTKDPIKPGEKGQLKVTYNGTGKFPGHFKKSITVRTNGKVEMTRLYIEGDMEEAK from the coding sequence ATGAAGAAACTCATTCTCTTTACAATGATGCTTATTAGCGGCATGACCGCAATGGCACAGCAGCCAGCCGAGATTAAGTTCGACACGCTGACTCATAACTTTGGAAAGTTCTCAGAGAAAGAACCCGTGGTAAACTGCACCTTCAACTTCACCAACGTTGGCGAGCAGAACCTGATTATCAATCAGGCTATTGCCTCTTGCGGATGCACAGTGGCAGAATACACAAAGGATCCTATTAAGCCAGGCGAGAAGGGACAACTGAAGGTAACTTACAACGGAACAGGCAAGTTCCCTGGACACTTTAAGAAGTCTATCACCGTTCGCACGAATGGTAAAGTGGAAATGACGCGCCTCTATATCGAAGGTGATATGGAAGAAGCAAAATAA
- a CDS encoding glycoside hydrolase 43 family protein, whose product MNNLKLWCASLLTCAALNATAQTSSWTADNGNGTFTNPLFYDEFSDPDVIRVGEDYYLAGTTMHSVPGLVILHSKDLVNWENVSYCFDRFDFADDKFALKNHQEIYGQGIWAPCIRYANGMFYVFSNVNGKGLQCYTSEKIEGPWKHHNMQGNIYDLGVLFDDDGKIYAIHKYGEVHCTELKPDMSGPVEGSDRVIIPEGAGIGEGHHMYKINGMYYLISTDYSPNGRTLCSRSKSIWGPYETRVIQADETYGYHGVDRTIVPRGTKYRIGDDGTKFGVSHAGPDATGCDNAHQGGIVQATDGSWWALFMQDFHSVGRTVCLMPMTWKDGWPMVGLEGNLGRAPRTWFKPATQSVAAPQQQTLTHAPYNRCENFDGKTLGRVWQWNHNPEEKMWSLKGGKLRLNTMPAEQLMWARNTLTQRVVGPKSIATVELSVKGMKDGDVCGLGNINVPCSWIGVVKNGKNLTLRCFEQMTNDTIDVAIPSLSKLWLRCIGEYDNDQAQYAYSLDGKEYKTLGRMMPLTYQLITFQGSRHALFAFNVKGKNGGYAEFDNFIVEEPCADRHENIPYGKTIRIINKSTNRPAIALKHGLLYDTHAGDKSDLTKFRVIDRQQGRVVLQCVDGRYIKVYGEGLPGDVRFTTDPKEAEEFLWQDYLDHDFMLLSLTSHRYLGKSPTTGSPYSMDYTGPDPARRNGAVLHWEE is encoded by the coding sequence ATGAACAACCTCAAACTATGGTGTGCAAGTCTTTTGACTTGTGCCGCCCTAAATGCTACAGCCCAAACTTCGTCGTGGACAGCCGACAATGGTAATGGCACGTTTACCAACCCCTTGTTCTACGATGAGTTCTCCGATCCCGATGTTATCCGTGTGGGTGAGGACTATTATTTGGCGGGCACTACAATGCACTCAGTGCCAGGCCTTGTTATTCTTCATTCCAAAGACCTTGTGAATTGGGAGAACGTCAGTTATTGCTTTGATCGCTTTGATTTTGCCGACGACAAGTTTGCCTTAAAAAATCATCAGGAAATTTATGGTCAGGGCATATGGGCCCCTTGCATCCGCTATGCCAACGGCATGTTCTATGTCTTCTCAAATGTCAATGGCAAAGGTTTGCAGTGCTATACCAGTGAAAAGATTGAAGGTCCATGGAAGCATCACAACATGCAAGGAAATATTTACGACCTCGGCGTGCTGTTTGATGATGATGGAAAGATTTATGCCATTCATAAGTATGGCGAGGTACATTGCACAGAGTTGAAACCCGATATGAGTGGTCCTGTAGAGGGTAGCGACCGTGTGATTATACCCGAAGGCGCAGGCATTGGCGAGGGCCATCACATGTATAAGATTAACGGTATGTATTATCTCATCTCTACCGATTACTCTCCCAACGGTCGTACACTCTGCTCACGCTCTAAGAGTATCTGGGGACCATACGAGACACGTGTCATCCAGGCCGACGAGACCTATGGCTATCATGGAGTCGACCGTACGATAGTACCACGCGGCACTAAGTATCGTATCGGTGACGATGGCACTAAGTTTGGCGTGTCGCATGCCGGCCCTGATGCCACAGGTTGCGATAATGCCCATCAGGGTGGCATCGTTCAGGCAACCGATGGCTCTTGGTGGGCCCTCTTTATGCAGGACTTCCATTCTGTTGGCCGAACAGTCTGCCTGATGCCCATGACATGGAAAGACGGATGGCCCATGGTCGGCTTGGAAGGTAATCTCGGTCGTGCACCTCGCACGTGGTTCAAGCCCGCAACCCAGTCTGTTGCTGCGCCACAGCAACAAACATTGACTCATGCGCCATATAACCGTTGTGAGAACTTTGATGGCAAGACCTTGGGTCGCGTATGGCAGTGGAACCATAATCCAGAGGAAAAGATGTGGAGTCTGAAGGGAGGCAAGCTCCGTCTGAATACAATGCCTGCCGAACAGTTGATGTGGGCTCGCAACACATTGACACAGCGCGTTGTTGGTCCCAAGAGCATCGCTACCGTTGAACTCAGTGTCAAGGGAATGAAGGATGGCGATGTCTGTGGTCTTGGTAATATCAACGTGCCTTGCTCGTGGATTGGTGTTGTGAAGAATGGTAAGAACCTCACCCTTCGTTGCTTCGAACAGATGACCAACGATACCATCGATGTGGCTATTCCCAGTCTGTCAAAACTATGGCTTCGCTGCATTGGCGAGTACGATAATGATCAAGCCCAATACGCCTATTCCCTTGATGGCAAGGAGTATAAGACCCTCGGCCGTATGATGCCGTTGACCTATCAGCTCATCACATTCCAGGGCTCGCGCCATGCGCTCTTTGCCTTTAATGTCAAGGGAAAGAATGGCGGATATGCCGAGTTTGACAACTTTATCGTGGAGGAGCCTTGCGCCGATCGCCATGAGAATATTCCTTATGGAAAGACTATCCGCATCATTAATAAGTCAACTAATCGACCCGCCATTGCTCTGAAGCATGGCCTGCTATATGATACCCATGCTGGCGACAAGAGTGACTTGACCAAGTTCCGTGTGATTGACCGTCAGCAGGGACGTGTTGTCCTTCAGTGTGTCGATGGCCGTTATATCAAGGTCTATGGCGAGGGATTGCCTGGTGATGTACGCTTCACCACCGACCCAAAAGAAGCCGAGGAATTCCTTTGGCAGGACTATCTTGACCACGACTTCATGCTCCTCTCACTCACGAGTCATCGTTATCTTGGTAAGAGTCCCACCACGGGCAGTCCCTATTCAATGGACTACACCGGCCCGGACCCTGCCCGTCGTAATGGCGCCGTACTACATTGGGAAGAATAA
- the aspS gene encoding aspartate--tRNA ligase, with the protein MYRTKTCGELRLTDAGQEVTLAGWVQRTRKMGGMTFVDLRDRYGITQLVFDESGDTALCDRANKLGREFCIQIKGKVCERQAKNPKMPTGDIEIMVSELNILSESLTPPFTIEDNTDGGDDIRMKYRYLDLRRSAVRKNLELRHKMTILIRNFLDAQQFIEVETPILIGSTPEGARDFVVPSRMNPGQFYALPQSPQTLKQLLMVSGFDRYFQIAKCFRDEDLRADRQPEFTQIDCEMSFVEQEDVLQIFEDLARHLFKEIRGIELPALQRMTWHEAMRRFGSDKPDLRFGMEFVELMDVLKGTGTFPVFNEANYIGGICVPGCADYTRKQLDQLTEFVKRPQVGAKGLVYVKFNADGTVKSSIDKFYEPEVWQKVKEAMGAKDGDLVLILSGDNANKTRVQLCTLRLEMGDRLGLRDKDKFVCLWIVDFPLFEWSDEEQRLMATHHPFTMPNPDDIPLLDSAPEKVRAVAYDFVCNGVEVGGGSLRIHDGKLQEKMFQILGFTPERAMAQFGFLINAFKYGAPPHAGLAFGLDRFVSLMAGLDSIRDCIAFPKNNSGRDVMLDAPGELDPKQLEELNLQIDLRQE; encoded by the coding sequence ATGTATAGAACTAAAACTTGTGGTGAGCTTCGTCTCACCGATGCCGGCCAGGAGGTAACATTGGCTGGATGGGTGCAGCGCACTCGAAAGATGGGAGGCATGACCTTCGTCGACCTGCGCGACCGCTATGGAATCACACAGTTGGTATTCGACGAATCTGGCGATACGGCTCTTTGCGACCGTGCCAACAAACTGGGACGCGAGTTCTGTATTCAGATTAAGGGTAAGGTTTGCGAGCGTCAGGCCAAGAACCCCAAGATGCCCACTGGCGATATCGAGATTATGGTGAGCGAGCTGAATATCCTGAGCGAGAGTCTCACACCGCCTTTCACCATTGAGGATAATACCGATGGTGGCGATGATATCCGCATGAAGTATCGTTATCTCGACCTGCGTCGTTCGGCTGTTCGCAAGAATCTCGAGTTGCGCCATAAGATGACTATCCTCATCCGCAACTTCCTCGATGCTCAGCAGTTCATTGAGGTAGAAACTCCTATCCTCATCGGTTCTACTCCCGAGGGTGCTCGCGATTTCGTGGTGCCCAGTCGTATGAATCCCGGTCAGTTCTATGCACTGCCCCAGAGTCCTCAGACCTTGAAGCAGCTGTTGATGGTTTCAGGTTTCGATCGTTATTTCCAGATTGCCAAGTGCTTCCGCGATGAGGACCTGCGTGCTGACCGTCAGCCCGAGTTCACTCAGATTGACTGTGAGATGTCGTTTGTCGAGCAGGAAGATGTGCTTCAGATTTTCGAGGACCTGGCTCGTCATCTGTTCAAGGAGATTCGTGGCATCGAGTTGCCCGCCCTTCAGCGTATGACATGGCACGAGGCTATGCGTCGCTTCGGTTCCGATAAGCCCGATCTTCGTTTCGGCATGGAGTTCGTGGAACTCATGGACGTACTCAAGGGCACAGGCACATTCCCCGTATTCAATGAGGCCAACTATATTGGTGGTATCTGTGTGCCTGGTTGCGCTGATTACACCCGCAAGCAGCTCGACCAGCTCACCGAATTTGTTAAGCGTCCTCAGGTAGGAGCCAAGGGTTTGGTTTATGTGAAGTTCAATGCCGATGGTACTGTGAAGTCATCAATTGATAAGTTCTACGAGCCCGAGGTATGGCAGAAGGTGAAAGAGGCGATGGGTGCCAAGGATGGCGATCTTGTGCTGATCCTTTCTGGCGACAATGCCAATAAGACCCGTGTGCAGCTCTGCACCCTTCGTCTTGAGATGGGCGATCGTCTGGGACTTCGCGATAAGGATAAGTTCGTGTGTCTGTGGATTGTCGACTTCCCCTTGTTCGAGTGGAGCGATGAGGAGCAGCGCCTTATGGCTACTCACCATCCGTTCACAATGCCTAACCCCGACGATATTCCATTGCTCGACAGTGCTCCCGAGAAAGTACGTGCTGTGGCCTATGACTTCGTTTGCAATGGCGTTGAGGTCGGTGGTGGTTCACTCCGTATTCACGATGGCAAACTTCAGGAGAAGATGTTCCAGATTCTGGGCTTCACCCCCGAGCGCGCCATGGCACAGTTTGGCTTCCTCATCAATGCCTTCAAGTATGGAGCACCTCCTCACGCTGGTCTCGCCTTCGGTCTCGACCGTTTCGTGAGTCTTATGGCAGGTCTCGACAGCATTCGCGATTGCATTGCATTCCCCAAGAATAATAGTGGTCGCGACGTGATGCTCGATGCTCCTGGAGAACTGGATCCCAAACAGTTAGAGGAGCTGAATTTGCAGATTGACTTACGTCAAGAATAG
- a CDS encoding glycosyltransferase family A protein: MAHWYNQYLSIYGMPFSVVPHHIIAESRARLASLQSSEPLVSVVVIAYNESTRLPACLWALSNLKSKYPLEILGVNNNSKDDTELVYKSFGLPYYNETKQSPGYARQCGLEHAKGKYHFFIDADTLYPSCYVDLMMHKLEKSGVSCVGTFWSYYPDEKHSAFGLFLFEFIRDAFLWIQHFKRPELNVRGMTFAFRADYARQVKIRTDIRRGEDGSLALELKKFGKISFLYNRKARPVTGYGTLNEGSLFQSLWHRIKVQGKGITRIFHSTDHYEDTKENMM; the protein is encoded by the coding sequence ATGGCACATTGGTACAATCAATATCTTTCCATCTATGGGATGCCTTTTAGCGTAGTCCCTCATCATATCATTGCCGAAAGTCGTGCCAGGTTGGCTTCGCTGCAAAGTTCAGAACCGTTGGTTAGTGTTGTTGTAATAGCCTATAATGAGTCTACACGCCTTCCTGCTTGTTTGTGGGCACTGAGTAATCTAAAGTCTAAGTATCCATTAGAAATTCTTGGCGTTAATAATAACTCGAAAGATGATACAGAGCTCGTTTATAAGTCTTTCGGTTTGCCTTATTATAACGAGACAAAGCAAAGTCCTGGTTATGCCAGACAGTGTGGCTTGGAACATGCCAAGGGCAAGTACCATTTCTTTATTGATGCAGATACGCTCTATCCTTCTTGTTATGTCGATTTGATGATGCATAAGCTCGAGAAATCAGGTGTGTCATGTGTTGGCACTTTCTGGAGCTATTATCCTGATGAAAAGCATTCCGCTTTTGGCTTGTTCCTCTTTGAGTTCATTCGTGACGCATTTTTATGGATTCAACATTTTAAGCGTCCAGAACTAAATGTTCGTGGCATGACCTTTGCATTCCGTGCCGATTATGCCCGTCAGGTGAAGATTCGTACCGATATCCGTCGTGGTGAGGATGGATCGTTAGCCCTTGAATTGAAGAAGTTCGGCAAGATTTCCTTCTTGTATAATCGTAAGGCTCGCCCAGTAACGGGTTATGGAACACTCAATGAAGGTTCCCTGTTTCAGAGTCTATGGCATCGTATTAAAGTACAGGGAAAGGGGATTACCCGTATTTTTCATTCGACTGATCATTACGAGGACACCAAAGAAAATATGATGTAA
- a CDS encoding glycosyltransferase family 4 protein, translating to MNEKQYKLVYLTPALYMAGGVERVLTLKANYFAEHFGYDITIILTEGKDKPFFYSLSPKIKVVNLDINFEELWTCSFLKKIFVYLKKQRRYKRLVKAELMRIHPDFTISLLRREINFLNDIKDGSKKIGELHVNRANYRNFEAGDSNLIKNLFAKFWMHSLVTKLKKLDRFIVLTNEDRLAWLELTNVSVIPDPLSFVPNQFSTLTEKRVIAVGRYVYQKGFDLLLQSWSKVEKEHPDWQLVIFGDGDRVPYEQLMKQLGIDAGRCHLNGPTTNIQLEYANSSLFVFSSRFEGFGMVLVEAMACGLPVVSFACPCGPKDIVSDGEDGLLVKNGDVDALENAISRLISDEQMRNTMSQAAQRNVKRFNINQIADRWRLLFSDLDS from the coding sequence ATGAATGAAAAGCAATATAAATTGGTTTACCTGACTCCAGCTTTATATATGGCCGGAGGAGTAGAGCGTGTACTTACGCTCAAGGCCAATTATTTTGCTGAGCACTTTGGATATGATATTACCATTATTCTGACCGAAGGCAAAGATAAACCATTCTTTTATTCGCTTTCACCTAAGATAAAGGTTGTCAATCTTGATATTAATTTCGAGGAGTTGTGGACGTGCTCTTTCCTCAAGAAGATCTTCGTTTATTTGAAGAAACAACGCCGATATAAAAGACTTGTTAAGGCCGAATTAATGCGAATTCATCCTGATTTCACAATCAGTTTGCTTCGTCGTGAAATTAACTTTCTCAATGATATTAAGGATGGAAGTAAGAAGATTGGTGAATTGCATGTGAATCGCGCTAACTATCGAAACTTTGAGGCTGGTGATTCGAATCTCATCAAGAACTTGTTCGCTAAATTCTGGATGCATAGCTTGGTTACAAAGCTGAAAAAACTAGATAGATTTATTGTATTGACAAATGAGGATAGATTGGCTTGGTTGGAACTGACAAATGTTAGTGTAATACCAGATCCTCTCTCGTTCGTTCCTAACCAGTTCAGTACTCTTACAGAAAAACGTGTCATTGCTGTAGGCCGTTATGTCTATCAGAAAGGCTTTGATCTTTTGCTTCAGTCTTGGTCGAAAGTTGAAAAGGAACATCCTGATTGGCAGTTGGTTATCTTTGGTGATGGCGATCGTGTTCCTTACGAGCAATTGATGAAACAGTTAGGGATTGATGCTGGTCGTTGTCATTTGAATGGACCAACAACTAATATCCAGCTTGAATACGCCAACAGTTCATTATTTGTTTTTAGCTCTCGCTTCGAAGGGTTTGGTATGGTATTGGTAGAAGCCATGGCATGTGGCTTGCCCGTGGTTTCCTTTGCCTGTCCATGTGGTCCCAAAGATATTGTTAGTGATGGTGAAGATGGTTTGTTGGTGAAGAACGGTGATGTTGATGCGTTGGAAAATGCCATTTCTCGTCTGATTTCAGATGAACAAATGCGCAATACGATGTCGCAGGCAGCTCAAAGAAATGTGAAGCGATTCAATATCAATCAAATTGCTGATAGGTGGAGACTTCTTTTTTCGGATTTAGATTCATAA
- a CDS encoding glycosyltransferase family 2 protein produces the protein MPKVSVILPVYNVAPYLDEALKSLENQTLKDIEIIAVNDGSTDNSEEILKKHQETDQRIRYFNQENRGQSAARNLAMKYAKGEYIYFMDSDDVIDIEALQICYNHAKTTNADFIFFDGETMLDEGAQPLSWDYKRTNLVSDDRQDGLKLLNRMLDKEKHNCVVWVLFIKHEYLRNIQLSFYPGIIHEDELFTTLLTLQSSNIFALKKSFVKHRVRKASTMGKHYSKYNLNCYLTVIDELFRFQDSPIIRKFARYTLSKVFYTGHVIPLSEKFGVFWRAIKSGYLRYIGWKATMVFWLKR, from the coding sequence ATGCCCAAAGTTAGTGTCATATTGCCGGTATATAATGTGGCTCCCTACTTGGACGAGGCACTTAAATCCTTAGAGAATCAAACTCTGAAGGATATTGAGATTATTGCCGTAAATGATGGCTCTACAGACAATAGTGAAGAGATACTAAAAAAACATCAAGAAACAGACCAACGCATAAGATACTTCAACCAAGAGAATCGAGGACAATCGGCAGCGCGCAACTTGGCAATGAAATATGCTAAAGGAGAATATATATACTTCATGGATTCTGACGATGTGATTGACATAGAGGCATTACAAATATGTTACAATCATGCTAAGACGACAAATGCGGATTTTATATTCTTCGATGGAGAAACCATGTTGGATGAAGGTGCTCAGCCTCTGTCATGGGATTATAAAAGAACGAATCTAGTTAGCGACGATAGACAGGATGGACTGAAGTTACTTAATAGGATGCTGGATAAGGAAAAACACAATTGTGTTGTGTGGGTTTTATTTATCAAACATGAATATTTACGAAACATTCAATTAAGTTTTTATCCAGGCATCATACACGAAGATGAACTCTTTACGACCTTATTAACTTTGCAAAGCAGTAACATCTTTGCACTAAAGAAGTCTTTCGTAAAACATCGAGTAAGGAAAGCTTCGACAATGGGCAAGCATTATTCAAAGTATAATCTTAATTGCTATCTGACGGTCATAGATGAACTTTTCAGATTTCAAGACTCGCCCATCATCAGGAAATTTGCTCGCTACACACTGAGTAAGGTATTCTATACTGGCCACGTAATACCACTAAGCGAGAAATTTGGCGTATTTTGGCGCGCGATAAAGTCAGGCTATCTGAGATATATTGGATGGAAAGCGACAATGGTGTTTTGGCTGAAACGATGA
- a CDS encoding glycosyltransferase family 1 protein: MRIGIEAQRIFRKNKHGMDYVVLQEILQLQQMDHQNDYYVFVKPGPDHCVKDSSKVHIIEIDMPTYPLWEQYALPKAAKEIGVDILHCTSNTAPIHCNIPMILTLHDIIFLEPRDKKNKSLYQNMGWLYRRLVVPRILHKCRRIITVSEFEKNNIINRLNISERRMAMIYNGFNDWFRPIDDEEEKYKNYMPEKGFLFFLGNTDPKKNTERTLVAYSRYLERSEVKRPLLMADLDRDYLNGIISRNRIDNVREKIFMPGYIPNQDLPYIYNSAFAFLYTSLRESFGIPLLEAMACGTPVVTSNTSSMPEIGGINAIQVNPENADEIADMLIKLENDSEFYRQQKEWGMARAELFSWRKTAEQLLDLYREVYMER, encoded by the coding sequence ATGAGAATCGGTATTGAAGCACAGCGCATCTTCCGCAAGAACAAACACGGCATGGACTATGTGGTGCTGCAGGAGATATTGCAACTACAACAGATGGACCATCAGAATGACTACTATGTGTTTGTCAAACCAGGTCCTGATCATTGCGTTAAGGATTCGAGTAAGGTGCATATCATTGAAATTGACATGCCTACGTATCCTCTATGGGAACAGTATGCCTTGCCAAAAGCAGCCAAAGAGATTGGGGTTGACATCCTGCACTGTACCAGCAACACGGCACCAATCCACTGTAATATTCCAATGATACTAACCTTGCACGACATTATATTCCTGGAACCACGTGACAAGAAGAACAAGTCGCTGTATCAGAACATGGGATGGCTATACCGCCGACTGGTGGTGCCACGTATTCTTCATAAGTGCAGACGAATCATTACCGTCAGCGAGTTTGAGAAGAACAATATCATCAACAGGCTGAATATTTCAGAACGACGAATGGCGATGATATATAATGGCTTCAATGATTGGTTCAGACCTATTGATGATGAAGAAGAGAAATATAAGAACTATATGCCTGAAAAGGGCTTCCTATTTTTCTTAGGCAACACAGACCCGAAGAAAAACACGGAGCGAACACTGGTGGCTTATTCAAGATATTTGGAACGGTCGGAAGTGAAACGCCCCTTGCTGATGGCTGATTTGGACAGGGATTATCTGAATGGTATTATTAGCAGGAACCGCATAGATAATGTGCGCGAGAAAATTTTTATGCCAGGATACATACCTAACCAGGATTTACCTTATATATATAATAGTGCGTTTGCCTTCCTGTACACATCGCTCCGTGAGAGTTTTGGAATCCCTTTACTTGAAGCTATGGCTTGCGGCACGCCAGTGGTTACAAGCAACACATCGTCAATGCCAGAGATTGGTGGTATTAATGCGATACAAGTGAACCCAGAGAATGCCGACGAGATAGCAGATATGCTCATCAAGTTGGAGAACGATTCTGAATTCTATCGCCAGCAAAAGGAATGGGGAATGGCCAGAGCTGAACTATTCTCGTGGAGAAAGACGGCCGAGCAATTGCTTGACCTATACCGAGAGGTTTATATGGAAAGATAA
- a CDS encoding glycoside hydrolase family 88 protein, whose translation MRKIAALWGALMTAATLSAQNTAQQVLSTTQKVNDYFMSKYADPTLPTNVKKVRPSSLWTRAVYYEGLMALNDIDPQQRYMDYTDRWASFHQWTPRNGIKTCDADDQCCEQTYLMRYTQNKNEKILSTTLQNLDQQMERANPKNSSIYGWWTWIDAIQMAMPVYMQVYKITGEEKYRDHAMQMYRWSRNECGGGLFNEKDGLWWRDADYVPPYKEPDGKDCYWSRGNGWVYAALVRCMNQLDKKDKAYKELKKDFLMMSEGLKKCQREDGFWNPSLVSTNYAMTEASGTALFLYGMAWGIRNGLLKAKDYREACDQAWAAMVKTSVHSDGFLGWMQGTGKDPSDGQPLSYTRVPDFEDYGTGCFLLGATEYYKLLTKFKNS comes from the coding sequence ATGAGAAAAATAGCTGCTCTTTGGGGTGCGTTGATGACGGCTGCAACACTGTCGGCCCAAAATACGGCTCAACAGGTGCTGAGCACTACCCAGAAGGTGAACGACTACTTCATGTCGAAATACGCCGACCCTACCCTACCAACGAATGTTAAGAAGGTGAGACCATCAAGTTTATGGACACGCGCCGTCTATTATGAGGGACTTATGGCACTTAATGATATAGACCCACAGCAACGCTACATGGACTATACCGACCGCTGGGCCTCGTTTCACCAATGGACACCAAGAAATGGCATCAAGACTTGTGACGCTGACGACCAGTGCTGCGAACAGACATACTTGATGCGTTATACACAGAACAAGAACGAGAAGATTCTATCCACCACGCTGCAGAACTTGGACCAGCAGATGGAGAGGGCTAATCCGAAGAATAGCTCTATATATGGCTGGTGGACATGGATAGACGCCATCCAGATGGCAATGCCTGTATATATGCAGGTTTACAAGATAACGGGCGAAGAGAAATATCGTGACCACGCCATGCAAATGTATCGCTGGAGCAGAAACGAGTGTGGCGGTGGACTCTTCAACGAAAAAGACGGACTGTGGTGGCGTGATGCCGACTATGTGCCTCCTTATAAAGAGCCTGACGGCAAGGACTGCTATTGGAGTCGTGGCAATGGCTGGGTGTATGCTGCCTTGGTGCGCTGTATGAACCAGTTGGACAAGAAAGATAAGGCTTATAAGGAACTGAAGAAGGATTTCCTTATGATGAGCGAGGGCTTGAAGAAATGCCAACGCGAAGATGGTTTCTGGAATCCTAGTTTGGTGTCTACAAACTATGCCATGACGGAAGCAAGTGGTACTGCGCTTTTCCTCTACGGCATGGCATGGGGCATTCGCAACGGACTACTTAAAGCGAAAGACTATCGCGAAGCCTGCGACCAAGCTTGGGCTGCCATGGTGAAGACCAGCGTTCATAGTGATGGTTTTCTTGGGTGGATGCAGGGCACAGGAAAGGATCCTTCTGACGGTCAGCCATTAAGCTACACCCGTGTGCCCGACTTCGAAGATTATGGCACAGGATGCTTCTTATTAGGAGCGACAGAGTATTATAAACTACTAACTAAATTTAAAAACTCCTAA
- a CDS encoding winged helix-turn-helix domain-containing protein — MAEKKATTKKAAETKEVKAPAAKKSTTKKVAAVKADKATVAVNAENIGFKAGDVYQALAAAEKALTVKEIAKAAKISEEETLLGLGWLFKEGKLLSADNNKVVLA, encoded by the coding sequence ATGGCAGAAAAGAAAGCTACAACAAAGAAGGCTGCTGAGACAAAGGAAGTTAAGGCTCCTGCAGCAAAGAAGTCAACAACCAAGAAGGTCGCAGCCGTGAAGGCAGACAAGGCCACAGTAGCAGTAAATGCTGAGAACATTGGTTTTAAGGCTGGAGATGTTTATCAGGCGCTGGCAGCAGCAGAGAAAGCTCTCACTGTAAAGGAGATTGCTAAGGCTGCAAAAATTTCTGAAGAGGAGACTTTGCTGGGTCTCGGCTGGCTGTTCAAGGAGGGTAAGCTCCTGAGCGCAGACAACAATAAGGTTGTTCTTGCCTAA
- a CDS encoding DapH/DapD/GlmU-related protein, with protein sequence MNKEGFRQQMKNSPRFKRLLDYLIMNQRDARPRWYIRLLAPLYQHRGRGSKIYWSVRMDTPPYRKFSLGRHSVVESYTCVNNAVGDVVIGDYTRIGIHNTIIGPVTIGSHVNLAQGITVTALNHNFEDKNKRIDEQGVSTKPVVIGDDVWIGANAVILPGVTIGKHAVVAAGAVVTTDVPENTVVGGVPAKVIKKL encoded by the coding sequence ATGAATAAAGAAGGATTCAGACAACAAATGAAGAATAGTCCACGGTTCAAGCGCTTGCTGGACTACCTCATAATGAACCAACGGGATGCACGTCCACGATGGTATATCAGATTATTGGCTCCATTGTATCAACATCGGGGACGAGGCTCTAAGATATATTGGTCGGTGAGGATGGACACCCCACCCTATAGAAAATTCTCGTTGGGAAGGCATAGTGTGGTGGAATCGTACACGTGTGTCAACAATGCGGTGGGCGACGTGGTGATTGGCGACTATACTCGCATAGGTATTCACAACACGATTATTGGTCCTGTGACCATTGGAAGTCATGTGAACCTGGCACAGGGTATCACCGTAACGGCGCTGAATCACAACTTTGAGGATAAGAACAAGCGCATTGACGAGCAAGGCGTATCGACCAAGCCAGTGGTCATTGGTGATGATGTGTGGATTGGAGCGAATGCCGTGATATTGCCAGGCGTTACCATTGGAAAGCATGCAGTGGTGGCTGCTGGAGCTGTTGTTACGACAGATGTTCCTGAGAACACCGTTGTTGGCGGAGTGCCTGCCAAAGTCATCAAGAAACTATAA